In Flavobacterium sp. CS20, a single window of DNA contains:
- a CDS encoding DUF58 domain-containing protein: MDTKELLKKVRKIEIKTRRLSNHVFGGEYHSAFKGRGMTFSEVRSYQFGDDVRAIDWNVTARYNEPFVKVFEEERELTMMLLIDISASETFGTQTTYKRNILVEIATTLAFSAIQNNDKVGLMLFTDQIELYIPPKKGRMHVLRIIRELIEFKPQNKKTDISLALKSLSNMIKKRAIAFVMSDFMDDDYERSLKIVAQRHDVTGIRIYDKRETELPNVGLIQAQDAESGKLVWLNSALKSTRQAYRKQYLDRVEYFDKTFKLSGAGRISTQVEESYVKKLLSYFKAR; encoded by the coding sequence ATGGATACCAAAGAACTTCTTAAAAAAGTTAGAAAAATCGAAATCAAAACCCGTCGTTTGAGCAATCACGTGTTTGGTGGCGAGTATCATTCGGCTTTTAAAGGACGTGGAATGACGTTTAGCGAAGTTCGCAGTTATCAATTTGGCGATGATGTGCGTGCAATTGATTGGAATGTTACGGCACGTTACAACGAGCCGTTTGTCAAGGTTTTTGAAGAAGAACGCGAACTGACTATGATGCTTTTAATAGATATTTCGGCTTCAGAAACTTTTGGCACACAAACCACCTATAAGCGAAATATTTTGGTAGAAATTGCGACAACTCTTGCCTTTTCTGCTATTCAAAATAATGATAAAGTGGGTTTGATGCTCTTTACAGACCAAATTGAACTTTACATTCCTCCTAAAAAAGGACGTATGCACGTCTTGAGAATTATTCGTGAACTCATTGAATTTAAACCTCAAAACAAAAAAACTGATATTTCTTTGGCACTAAAATCTTTAAGTAATATGATTAAAAAAAGAGCAATTGCCTTTGTGATGTCAGATTTTATGGACGATGATTATGAGCGAAGTTTAAAAATTGTAGCACAACGCCACGATGTGACTGGGATTAGAATTTATGATAAACGCGAAACCGAATTGCCCAATGTCGGGCTTATCCAAGCTCAAGATGCCGAAAGTGGGAAGTTGGTATGGCTCAATTCTGCTTTAAAAAGCACAAGACAAGCCTATAGAAAACAGTATTTAGACCGTGTAGAATATTTTGATAAAACTTTTAAACTGAGCGGTGCTGGTCGCATTTCTACTCAAGTAGAAGAAAGTTACGTCAAAAAATTATTAAGTTATTTTAAAGCCAGATAA
- a CDS encoding SMP-30/gluconolactonase/LRE family protein: MKQIALFLILSLIACKKQSKNQNKSKELNVKIEMVKPVKKLVSGFKFTEGPAVDAKGNVYFSDIPNSKIWIWTTADSLKLYRENSHGSNGLFFDNNQNLLACEGLKARITSTNPVGDYKTLASQYQGKPFNQTNDLWSDKKGGVYFTDPKYDGNINILPQGGMHVFYITPYGKVIKVCEDLTRPNGIIGTPDGKTLFVSDRGAGKTYQYHIKKDGSLINKTLFVNLGSDGMTIDQANHIYITTKDKSQIDVFSKNGQHLKTLKIPEYLQMFALAEKIGINFLLPLKLHCTV; encoded by the coding sequence ATGAAACAAATAGCTTTATTTTTAATACTATCGCTAATAGCTTGCAAAAAGCAATCTAAAAACCAAAATAAATCCAAAGAGCTAAATGTAAAAATAGAGATGGTCAAACCTGTTAAAAAATTGGTTTCAGGCTTTAAATTTACAGAAGGTCCAGCTGTTGATGCCAAAGGCAATGTTTATTTTTCTGATATTCCAAACTCTAAAATTTGGATCTGGACTACTGCCGATAGCCTTAAACTTTATCGAGAAAACAGTCATGGCTCAAATGGTTTGTTTTTTGATAACAACCAAAATCTTTTAGCCTGTGAAGGTCTAAAGGCTCGTATTACTTCTACCAACCCTGTTGGAGATTATAAAACTTTAGCATCACAATATCAAGGCAAGCCCTTTAACCAAACCAACGACCTCTGGTCTGACAAAAAAGGTGGCGTTTATTTTACAGACCCAAAATATGATGGTAATATAAATATTTTACCTCAAGGTGGAATGCACGTGTTTTATATCACTCCATATGGCAAAGTCATTAAAGTTTGTGAAGACTTAACCCGACCTAATGGAATAATTGGCACCCCTGACGGAAAAACCCTTTTTGTCTCTGACCGTGGTGCTGGCAAAACTTATCAATATCACATAAAAAAAGACGGCTCACTAATCAATAAAACCCTTTTTGTCAATTTGGGTAGTGATGGCATGACTATAGATCAAGCTAATCATATTTATATCACAACTAAAGATAAGTCTCAAATTGATGTTTTTTCTAAAAATGGACAACATCTTAAAACTTTAAAAATCCCTGAGTACCTACAAATGTTTGCTTTGGCGGAAAAAATAGGAATAAACTTTTTATTACCGCTCAAACTTCATTGTACAGTATAG
- a CDS encoding DUF2721 domain-containing protein, translating into MNISLTTPALLFPAISLLLLAYTNRFLTIAGLIRNLYNGYKSDPKDSIRAQISNLKKRVVLIKNMQIFGILSLFLCVLSMFLIFEEVSLYGNLVFGLSLVLLMVSLALSIIEIQISVKALNIQLSDMEK; encoded by the coding sequence ATGAATATTTCATTAACTACACCAGCACTACTTTTCCCTGCCATATCTCTCTTGCTTTTAGCTTATACCAATAGGTTTTTGACTATCGCTGGACTGATAAGAAATCTATACAATGGCTATAAATCTGACCCTAAAGACAGTATTAGAGCTCAAATCTCAAATTTAAAAAAACGGGTGGTTTTGATTAAAAATATGCAAATTTTTGGTATTCTTTCCCTATTTTTATGCGTCTTAAGTATGTTTTTGATTTTTGAAGAAGTAAGCCTTTATGGAAACTTAGTTTTTGGGCTATCTCTTGTTTTGCTCATGGTTTCCCTAGCTTTGTCTATTATTGAAATTCAAATCAGCGTCAAAGCTCTCAATATTCAATTATCCGATATGGAAAAATAA
- the fbp gene encoding class 1 fructose-bisphosphatase, which yields MTQPHQTLGEFIIEHQKSFKYSSGELSRLINSIRLAAKVVNHEVNKAGLVDILGQHGETNIQGEEQQKLDVYANNLFIETLTNREIVCGIASEEEDSFITVQGHNKAHDNKYVVLMDPLDGSSNIDVNVSVGTIFSIYRRVTPIGQPVEMRDFLQPGHQQVVAGYIIYGTSTMLVYTTGYGVNGFTLNPAIGTYYLSHPNMKFPETGQIYSINEGNYVHFPQGVKDYIKYCQEEKDNRPYTSRYIGSLVSDIHRNMIKGGIYIYPKSSKVTDGKLRLLYECNPMAFIVEQAGGKASDGKQRIMDIQPTELHQRVPFFCGSKKMVEKAEAFMAKEV from the coding sequence ATGACTCAACCACATCAAACGCTAGGTGAATTTATCATTGAGCATCAAAAATCTTTTAAGTATTCCTCAGGCGAGCTTTCAAGATTGATCAACTCCATTCGCTTGGCGGCTAAAGTTGTTAATCACGAAGTCAATAAAGCAGGTTTGGTCGATATTCTTGGTCAACATGGAGAAACCAATATACAAGGTGAAGAACAACAAAAACTGGATGTTTATGCTAACAATTTATTTATAGAAACCTTGACCAATCGTGAAATTGTTTGTGGGATTGCTTCTGAAGAAGAAGACAGTTTTATAACCGTTCAAGGTCATAACAAAGCTCATGACAACAAGTATGTGGTGCTAATGGATCCGTTAGATGGCAGTTCAAATATTGATGTTAATGTATCTGTTGGAACAATTTTTTCAATTTATAGACGCGTTACACCAATCGGACAACCTGTTGAGATGCGAGATTTTCTTCAGCCTGGTCATCAACAAGTGGTCGCGGGTTATATCATTTACGGCACTTCGACAATGTTGGTTTACACCACAGGTTATGGTGTGAATGGGTTTACACTTAATCCGGCTATCGGAACTTATTATTTGTCTCATCCTAATATGAAATTTCCTGAAACTGGACAGATTTATTCAATTAACGAAGGAAATTATGTGCATTTTCCACAAGGCGTTAAAGATTACATTAAATACTGTCAAGAAGAAAAAGACAACAGACCTTACACTTCTCGATATATCGGCTCATTAGTGTCTGATATTCATAGAAATATGATAAAAGGAGGCATTTATATTTATCCTAAAAGTTCAAAGGTAACTGATGGTAAATTGCGCCTGTTATATGAGTGCAATCCAATGGCATTTATAGTTGAACAAGCTGGCGGAAAAGCCAGCGATGGCAAACAACGCATTATGGATATCCAACCTACTGAACTTCATCAGCGTGTGCCGTTTTTTTGTGGGAGCAAAAAAATGGTGGAAAAGGCTGAAGCGTTTATGGCTAAAGAGGTTTAA
- a CDS encoding MoxR family ATPase produces MDAQNTNVDIAQINEKIEKESAFVEILTQEMNKVIIGQKQMLERLLIGLIGRGHILLEGVPGLAKTLAINTLSNAVDGSFSRIQFTPDLLPADVVGTMIYNMKVNDFSIKKGPIFANFVLADEINRAPAKVQSALLEAMQEKQVTIGDETFILDKPFLVMATQNPVEQEGTYPLPEAQVDRFMLKTVIDYPKIEEEQQVVRANLAGDYNKVKSVVSIDQILKAQEAVKHVYMDEKIEKYILDLIFATRYPDQYKLSEIKPLISFGASPRGSINLAICAKCYAFIKRRGYVIPEDVRAVVMDVLRHRVGITYEAEAENVTSEDIIAKIVNEVEVP; encoded by the coding sequence ATGGATGCTCAAAATACCAATGTTGATATTGCACAAATCAATGAAAAAATTGAAAAAGAAAGTGCCTTTGTCGAAATTCTCACCCAAGAAATGAACAAAGTCATTATCGGGCAAAAACAAATGCTTGAACGTTTGCTTATCGGACTCATCGGTCGCGGTCATATTTTGCTTGAAGGAGTTCCTGGTTTGGCTAAAACCCTTGCTATCAACACCTTGTCAAACGCTGTTGACGGGTCTTTTAGTCGTATTCAATTCACGCCAGACTTATTACCAGCAGATGTTGTAGGGACGATGATTTACAATATGAAAGTCAATGATTTTAGCATTAAAAAAGGACCGATTTTCGCCAACTTTGTCTTGGCAGATGAGATCAACCGTGCACCTGCTAAAGTGCAATCCGCATTGCTGGAAGCTATGCAAGAAAAGCAAGTTACTATTGGCGATGAAACCTTTATTTTAGATAAACCTTTCTTAGTTATGGCGACTCAAAACCCCGTTGAACAAGAAGGAACTTACCCACTGCCTGAAGCACAAGTGGACAGATTTATGCTTAAAACCGTAATTGATTATCCAAAAATAGAAGAAGAACAACAAGTGGTTAGAGCTAATTTGGCTGGCGATTACAACAAGGTCAAATCCGTTGTTTCTATCGATCAAATCCTAAAAGCACAAGAAGCTGTTAAGCATGTTTATATGGACGAAAAAATTGAGAAATACATTTTAGATTTGATTTTTGCAACCCGATATCCAGACCAATACAAACTCAGTGAAATCAAACCCCTCATAAGTTTTGGAGCTTCTCCACGTGGTAGCATCAACTTGGCAATTTGTGCCAAATGCTACGCCTTTATCAAACGCCGTGGTTATGTGATTCCTGAAGATGTCAGAGCTGTTGTGATGGATGTATTAAGACACCGTGTTGGCATTACCTACGAAGCCGAAGCCGAAAATGTAACCTCAGAAGACATCATCGCCAAAATTGTCAACGAAGTCGAAGTGCCATAA
- a CDS encoding TIGR01777 family oxidoreductase has product MKVLITGATGLVGKALTAQLLERGDEVNYLTTRESKVENKDNLKGFQWNPHKQKIDKACFEDVDCIVNLAGASVAKRWTKEHKKAILDSRIDTLNLLHKSLSEIKHNIKHLVSASAVGVYPSSLTKLYDETETELSDDFLGQVVQEWEKASNQFEDLNINVAQLRIGVVLSGDGGALEQMVKPIKNYVGAVLGSGKQWQSWIHIKDLASMFCYVMDEELTGVYNAVAPNPMNNKKLTQAIAKVLDQPILLPPVPKFALKLLLGEMAQIVLGDQLVSAQKIQDHGFVFEFVHVEQALGDILRE; this is encoded by the coding sequence ATGAAGGTATTGATAACAGGGGCAACAGGATTGGTGGGGAAAGCCTTGACCGCACAACTCTTAGAACGCGGTGATGAAGTGAATTACCTTACAACACGAGAATCAAAAGTCGAAAATAAGGATAATTTAAAAGGTTTTCAATGGAATCCTCATAAACAAAAGATTGATAAAGCCTGTTTTGAAGACGTTGATTGTATTGTCAATTTAGCTGGTGCAAGTGTCGCAAAACGTTGGACAAAGGAGCACAAAAAAGCCATTTTAGATAGCAGGATTGATACATTAAATCTTTTACATAAAAGCCTATCAGAAATTAAGCACAATATCAAGCATTTAGTTTCAGCGAGTGCTGTTGGGGTTTATCCCAGTTCATTAACCAAGCTTTACGATGAAACTGAGACAGAGTTAAGTGATGATTTTTTAGGTCAAGTGGTTCAAGAATGGGAAAAAGCTTCAAACCAATTTGAAGACTTAAATATAAATGTAGCTCAACTTCGCATTGGTGTTGTGCTTTCTGGTGATGGTGGTGCTTTAGAACAAATGGTTAAACCGATTAAAAATTATGTTGGTGCAGTTTTAGGTTCTGGCAAACAATGGCAATCTTGGATACATATTAAAGATTTGGCGTCTATGTTTTGTTACGTTATGGATGAAGAATTAACGGGCGTTTACAATGCCGTTGCACCCAATCCAATGAACAATAAAAAATTAACCCAAGCTATTGCTAAAGTTTTGGATCAACCCATACTACTTCCACCCGTGCCAAAATTTGCTTTAAAGTTGTTGCTTGGTGAAATGGCTCAAATTGTGCTCGGCGACCAATTGGTCAGTGCTCAAAAAATTCAAGATCATGGATTTGTATTTGAATTTGTTCATGTTGAGCAAGCTTTGGGAGATATTTTAAGGGAATAA
- a CDS encoding GNAT family N-acetyltransferase, with protein MNFKIRFAKPEDVKSVMQLIHELAVYENEPDAVEIDENYVLKYGFGKHKAFDCLVAESEDDEILGMALFYNRFSTWKGLSIHLEDLIVKQKHRKKGIGKALFEALIKHAKTENINRLEWVVLDWNIDAIKFYESYGAKVFQEWRTVQMDKETIQNF; from the coding sequence ATGAATTTTAAAATCCGATTTGCAAAACCCGAAGATGTCAAAAGTGTTATGCAACTTATACACGAATTGGCAGTCTATGAAAACGAACCTGATGCTGTAGAAATAGACGAGAATTATGTTTTGAAATACGGGTTTGGCAAACACAAAGCTTTTGATTGCTTAGTCGCTGAAAGTGAAGATGATGAAATTTTAGGTATGGCTTTGTTTTACAATCGATTTTCAACTTGGAAAGGACTTAGCATTCATCTTGAAGACTTGATAGTAAAGCAAAAACACAGAAAAAAAGGCATTGGCAAAGCACTTTTTGAAGCTTTAATCAAACACGCCAAAACAGAAAATATCAACCGATTAGAATGGGTGGTTTTAGATTGGAATATTGATGCCATTAAATTCTATGAATCTTATGGTGCTAAAGTGTTTCAAGAATGGCGAACGGTTCAAATGGATAAAGAGACTATTCAAAATTTTTAA
- a CDS encoding aspartate kinase produces the protein MQVFKFGGASVKDAKGVRNVAKVIELTGKTHKVVVVSAMGKTTNALEHIIDLYFSQNKALKSEIEKLKQYHHNILDDLFETNQHPAYTKTNYFFDELEIFLSRNKSPNYDFVYDQVVAFGELISTSIVSQFLNHKGIDNAWHDCRNLIDTNSTHRDAEVNWEQTQTKIKAHINPEELSITQGFIGSDENNFTTTLGREGSDYTAGIIAYCLNAESVTIWKDVPGVLNGDPNVFNNTQLLNQISYEEAIELAFYGASVIHPKTLQPLQQKEIPLFVKSFYNPKSPGTCVSKGKAIEPKVPCYIVKNNLIMLSLSTLDFSFFVEDNISEIFALFHKYQIKVDLIQNSAISFSVCIDNKFKNAEKLIEHLKAKFKVKYEKDVTLLTIRHYTDKTLKEMTKQKKILLKQYTQQTVQLVVKSSQ, from the coding sequence ATACAAGTGTTTAAATTTGGTGGTGCATCGGTAAAGGATGCCAAAGGCGTACGAAATGTAGCTAAGGTTATTGAGCTTACAGGCAAAACTCATAAGGTGGTTGTGGTTTCAGCTATGGGTAAAACCACAAATGCACTTGAACACATCATCGATCTGTATTTTTCTCAAAATAAAGCCTTAAAATCTGAAATTGAGAAATTAAAACAATATCATCATAACATTTTAGATGATTTATTTGAAACCAACCAACATCCAGCTTACACCAAAACCAATTACTTTTTTGACGAATTAGAGATTTTTTTAAGTCGAAATAAATCGCCGAATTACGACTTTGTTTATGACCAAGTCGTGGCGTTTGGCGAGTTGATCAGCACGAGCATTGTCAGTCAATTTTTAAACCATAAAGGCATTGATAATGCTTGGCACGATTGCAGAAATCTTATCGACACCAACAGCACACATCGTGATGCCGAAGTGAATTGGGAGCAAACCCAAACCAAAATTAAAGCACATATCAATCCTGAAGAGCTCAGCATCACCCAAGGTTTTATCGGCTCAGATGAAAACAATTTCACAACCACTTTAGGTCGAGAAGGTAGTGACTATACAGCAGGTATTATTGCCTATTGCCTTAACGCCGAAAGCGTAACTATTTGGAAAGACGTTCCTGGGGTTTTAAACGGCGATCCAAATGTATTCAACAATACACAATTGCTCAATCAAATTTCTTACGAAGAAGCTATTGAATTGGCATTTTATGGTGCTTCTGTCATTCATCCTAAAACTTTGCAACCATTACAACAAAAGGAAATTCCTTTGTTTGTCAAATCTTTTTACAACCCCAAATCGCCTGGAACTTGTGTCTCTAAAGGTAAAGCTATTGAACCAAAAGTGCCGTGTTATATTGTCAAAAACAATTTGATTATGTTGTCGCTGTCAACTTTAGATTTTTCGTTTTTTGTGGAAGATAATATCAGTGAAATTTTTGCCTTGTTCCATAAATATCAAATTAAAGTAGATTTGATCCAAAATTCAGCAATAAGCTTTTCGGTTTGTATTGATAATAAATTTAAAAATGCCGAGAAATTGATTGAGCATCTCAAAGCTAAATTTAAGGTTAAATATGAAAAAGATGTAACTTTACTCACTATTCGTCATTATACAGACAAAACATTAAAAGAGATGACTAAACAAAAGAAAATCTTACTCAAACAATATACACAACAAACGGTTCAGCTTGTGGTAAAGTCTTCTCAATAA
- a CDS encoding HIT family protein → MATIFTKIINGEIPSYKVAENEEFIAFLDINPNAKVHTLCVPKKEVNKLFDLDEVTYIKLMSFSRQVALALRQVVDCKRIGMSVVGLEVPHVHVHLIPINAMKDMTFQHKVKMSDDEFKALAEKVAKVFNKM, encoded by the coding sequence ATGGCTACAATTTTCACAAAAATTATCAATGGCGAAATCCCGTCCTACAAAGTTGCTGAAAATGAAGAATTCATTGCATTTTTAGACATTAACCCTAATGCCAAAGTCCATACGCTTTGCGTGCCAAAAAAAGAAGTCAATAAACTATTTGATTTAGATGAAGTGACTTACATCAAATTGATGTCCTTTTCAAGACAAGTGGCTTTGGCTTTACGACAAGTTGTTGACTGCAAGCGAATTGGTATGTCAGTTGTAGGATTAGAAGTGCCACACGTACACGTGCACCTGATTCCCATCAATGCTATGAAAGATATGACGTTTCAGCACAAAGTCAAAATGTCTGATGATGAGTTTAAGGCTTTGGCTGAAAAGGTTGCTAAGGTTTTTAATAAGATGTAA
- a CDS encoding inorganic phosphate transporter, translated as METFYSIIIILIFGLAIADLIVGVSNDAVNFLNSAIGSKAIPMRTILTVAGIGVLVGAVFSSGLMEVARKGIFMPELYFFDEIIIIFLAVLVTDILLLDVFNSYGIPISTTVLVVFELLGASVCLALLKINSRSEVDKVLSEYINVGKCTDITLGILLSVVLAFVVGAIIQYISRLIFTFEFKQKPIWLKALFGGVSFSAITYFILIKGINTIQFIDDDFVNIVKSNARVIILFSLLIWTILSWIVEQILKINLFKFIIVFGTFALALAFAGNDMVNFIGVSVAAWQSFELWSEAYQLTGVLPSDFSMKALSGEVETPEYILIIAGLVMVFTLWFSSKAQYVVQTGVNLSRQGEGEERFKANTLSRKVVRLFYHVGVGVKSIIPKSFNEFAKARFEKGQTQKLNQGITKPSFDMLRASINLVLASILISIATNFTLPLSTTYITFMVAMGTSFGDKAWGRESAVYRVSGVLNVIGSWMITAIIAFSLLQ; from the coding sequence ATGGAAACATTTTACAGCATTATTATTATACTGATTTTTGGTCTGGCCATAGCAGATTTAATAGTTGGTGTAAGTAATGATGCGGTTAATTTTTTAAACTCTGCTATAGGGTCAAAGGCAATTCCAATGCGAACCATATTGACGGTTGCAGGTATAGGTGTTTTGGTTGGTGCTGTGTTTTCTAGCGGTTTAATGGAAGTAGCTAGAAAAGGTATTTTTATGCCTGAGCTTTATTTTTTTGATGAAATTATAATAATTTTTTTAGCGGTATTGGTCACCGATATTTTACTTCTTGATGTTTTTAACTCGTATGGGATTCCGATATCAACAACGGTTTTAGTTGTATTTGAGTTATTAGGAGCATCGGTATGTTTAGCTTTATTAAAAATTAATAGTCGATCTGAAGTCGATAAGGTGTTGAGTGAATACATCAATGTTGGTAAATGCACAGACATTACCTTAGGTATTTTGTTATCAGTAGTTTTGGCTTTTGTTGTTGGAGCTATTATACAATATATAAGCAGATTGATTTTTACTTTTGAGTTTAAACAGAAGCCCATTTGGCTAAAAGCTTTATTTGGTGGCGTTTCGTTTAGTGCTATCACCTATTTTATACTCATCAAAGGGATTAATACCATACAATTTATAGATGATGATTTTGTAAATATTGTTAAAAGCAATGCTAGGGTTATCATTTTGTTTAGCTTGTTGATATGGACAATATTGTCTTGGATTGTTGAACAAATTTTAAAAATCAATCTTTTTAAATTTATTATTGTGTTTGGCACATTTGCATTAGCATTGGCTTTTGCGGGTAATGATATGGTCAATTTTATTGGCGTGAGTGTTGCTGCTTGGCAATCTTTTGAATTATGGAGTGAAGCTTATCAACTTACAGGTGTTTTGCCATCAGATTTTAGCATGAAAGCTCTCTCTGGCGAAGTAGAAACCCCTGAATATATTTTAATTATTGCAGGTTTAGTGATGGTTTTTACGCTTTGGTTTTCAAGTAAAGCACAATATGTGGTTCAAACTGGGGTAAACTTGAGTCGTCAGGGAGAAGGCGAAGAGCGTTTTAAAGCCAACACATTATCTCGAAAAGTTGTTAGACTATTTTATCATGTTGGTGTAGGTGTAAAATCTATCATACCAAAATCTTTTAATGAATTTGCCAAGGCAAGATTTGAAAAGGGGCAAACTCAAAAGCTAAACCAAGGTATTACAAAACCATCTTTTGATATGCTTCGGGCATCAATTAACTTGGTGTTAGCCAGTATTTTAATTTCTATCGCAACTAATTTTACTTTACCGTTATCAACAACTTACATCACATTTATGGTTGCTATGGGAACATCATTTGGCGACAAAGCTTGGGGAAGAGAAAGTGCGGTCTATCGTGTTTCTGGAGTGCTTAACGTGATAGGGTCTTGGATGATTACGGCTATAATTGCTTTTAGTCTGCTGCAGTGA
- a CDS encoding GNAT family N-acyltransferase, giving the protein MPIVTATEVSKGLNLNKFGAFGVFFGHIFLRLSKLNKLNTVYDRYKHLDAVDFIDAVLIELGVAFEIPEKDLKRIPKNGAFISISNHPLGGIDGLILLKLMLEAREDYKIIANFLLQRLKPIEDKVMPVNPFETRQEVKSSVIGLKQALQHLKNGYPLGIFPAGEVSTYKVDNDIVDKPWTDEAIKLIKKAEVPVLPVYFHAKNSLAFYNLAKISDSLRTAKLPSEMLTQSHRNIKVRIGYPINLNDQNQFENLQDYKAFLRKKTYMMSSSFEKTSLIKSFPRQIKFPIQNKVKKIVSEGSQQLILKEIEVCRTQKKCLLKSKNYEVFFAKRALIPNVVREIGRLREITFRSIGEGTNKPIDLDDYDNYYHHMFLWDHDAQKIVGSYRMGLGKEIYKQYGIEGFYLSELFRFEPESHRLMSEAIEMGRAFIIQEYQQKPMPLFLLWKGIVHCTLRFPEHKYLIGGVSISNKFSNFSKSIMIEFMKSNYYDPYLAQYVHPKKEFKVKLKDVDKDFVFDATQADLNKFDKLIDELESDNLRLPVLIKKYIKQNAKVVAFNVDPLFNNSVDGLMYIRIKDLPESTVKPVLEEFQAELEAQQQQKE; this is encoded by the coding sequence ATGCCAATTGTAACTGCAACAGAAGTGTCTAAAGGCTTAAATTTAAATAAATTTGGTGCTTTTGGTGTTTTTTTTGGTCATATTTTCCTAAGACTTTCTAAGTTAAACAAACTCAATACCGTCTATGATCGTTATAAGCATTTAGATGCTGTAGATTTTATAGATGCGGTGTTGATTGAGTTAGGTGTTGCTTTTGAAATTCCTGAAAAAGATTTAAAACGTATCCCTAAAAATGGAGCCTTTATCAGTATTTCAAATCATCCACTTGGTGGCATTGATGGCTTGATTTTGCTCAAACTTATGCTTGAAGCACGTGAAGATTACAAAATTATTGCCAATTTCTTATTGCAACGTTTAAAGCCTATCGAAGATAAAGTCATGCCGGTTAATCCGTTTGAAACACGACAAGAAGTCAAATCAAGTGTTATAGGTCTCAAGCAAGCTCTACAACATCTTAAAAACGGATATCCCTTAGGTATTTTTCCTGCTGGTGAAGTCTCAACTTACAAAGTAGATAATGATATTGTTGATAAACCTTGGACTGATGAAGCCATAAAATTGATTAAAAAAGCAGAAGTTCCTGTTTTGCCTGTATATTTTCACGCTAAAAACAGCTTGGCGTTTTACAACTTAGCTAAAATTAGTGATAGCTTAAGAACAGCCAAACTACCAAGTGAAATGCTTACTCAAAGCCACAGAAATATAAAAGTCAGAATAGGTTATCCTATAAATCTCAATGATCAAAACCAATTTGAGAACTTACAAGATTACAAGGCTTTTTTACGAAAGAAAACTTATATGATGTCAAGCAGTTTTGAAAAAACAAGTTTAATCAAAAGCTTTCCAAGACAAATCAAATTTCCAATTCAAAACAAAGTTAAAAAAATTGTTTCAGAAGGTTCTCAACAGCTTATTTTAAAAGAAATTGAAGTGTGCAGAACGCAGAAAAAATGTTTGCTAAAAAGTAAAAATTACGAAGTTTTTTTTGCAAAGCGAGCATTAATTCCTAATGTGGTCAGAGAAATAGGGCGGTTAAGAGAAATCACATTTAGATCGATTGGCGAAGGAACAAACAAACCTATAGATTTAGATGATTACGACAACTATTACCACCATATGTTTTTATGGGATCACGATGCCCAAAAAATTGTGGGTTCATATCGTATGGGTTTGGGTAAAGAAATCTATAAACAATACGGTATAGAAGGGTTTTATCTCAGCGAACTCTTTAGGTTTGAACCCGAATCTCATCGCTTGATGAGTGAAGCTATTGAAATGGGTCGAGCATTTATCATACAAGAATATCAACAAAAACCCATGCCGTTGTTTTTGCTATGGAAAGGTATTGTGCATTGCACGTTGAGATTTCCAGAGCATAAATATTTAATCGGTGGTGTGAGCATTAGCAATAAGTTTTCGAATTTCTCTAAATCGATTATGATTGAATTTATGAAATCTAATTATTACGACCCGTATTTAGCACAATATGTTCATCCAAAAAAAGAATTTAAAGTCAAACTCAAAGATGTGGATAAAGATTTTGTATTTGATGCCACTCAAGCCGATTTAAATAAATTTGACAAACTCATTGACGAATTAGAATCTGACAACTTGCGTTTACCTGTTTTGATAAAAAAATACATCAAACAAAACGCTAAAGTTGTGGCTTTCAACGTTGATCCTTTATTTAACAACTCGGTTGATGGTTTGATGTATATCCGAATTAAAGATTTGCCCGAAAGCACCGTCAAACCTGTTTTAGAAGAATTTCAAGCCGAACTTGAAGCTCAACAACAACAAAAAGAATAA